In a genomic window of Flavobacterium sp. KACC 22761:
- a CDS encoding DUF6787 family protein codes for MNKLKQRWGITSNLQAVIILVVFAITGSASAWLSKPFCVWLGITKEDFGGWFTLIRLLIIFPIYQVLLVAIGAIFGQFKFFWNFEKKMLKNMGLGFLFKD; via the coding sequence ATGAACAAACTAAAGCAACGCTGGGGAATTACCTCAAATTTACAAGCTGTTATTATTCTTGTCGTTTTTGCTATCACGGGATCGGCATCGGCGTGGTTGTCTAAACCTTTCTGTGTTTGGCTCGGAATTACAAAAGAAGATTTTGGCGGTTGGTTTACTTTAATTCGTTTATTGATTATTTTCCCAATTTATCAGGTTTTACTGGTTGCAATTGGAGCAATTTTTGGGCAATTCAAATTCTTTTGGAACTTCGAAAAGAAAATGCTCAAAAATATGGGACTAGGTTTTTTGTTTAAAGACTAA
- a CDS encoding DUF6146 family protein, with amino-acid sequence MKKFIYILIVLFTVIACSTGSKNNAVASNSPKPHSGVNDTVRIANDSLEYEVIIIDNGFSTWLASVAQPRFYYSLAYLENKNYIYVTEWNNRVRQPQLYNPNLYEMLIDYRPEIHYGYEVNYLIYNYMIYFQNTYKQKLWGYVPSR; translated from the coding sequence ATGAAGAAATTCATTTACATATTGATTGTTTTATTTACAGTAATAGCGTGTTCTACAGGTTCAAAAAATAACGCGGTTGCTTCAAATTCGCCTAAGCCACATTCTGGTGTAAATGACACAGTTCGAATTGCAAATGATTCCTTAGAATATGAAGTAATTATTATCGACAACGGGTTTTCGACTTGGTTGGCATCTGTTGCGCAACCTCGTTTTTATTATTCTCTAGCTTATCTTGAAAATAAAAATTACATTTATGTAACCGAATGGAATAATCGTGTGCGCCAGCCTCAGCTTTACAATCCAAATTTGTATGAAATGCTGATTGACTACCGCCCAGAGATTCACTATGGCTACGAAGTGAATTACCTTATTTACAACTACATGATTTATTTTCAAAATACTTATAAACAAAAGCTTTGGGGTTACGTTCCATCTAGATAA